Genomic segment of Kibdelosporangium phytohabitans:
CTTGCGGACCAGGTTGCCGTCCTCGTCGCGGTCCAGCGTCTGCTTGAGCAGTCCCTGCTGGAAGGCGTCGATCTGCACGCACGGGTTGCGCAGCCCGGTCACCTCGACGACCGCCTCCGCGCCGAGGTGCAGCCGGGTCCCGGTGGGCAGGCCGAGCAGGTCGATGCCGCGCGTGGTGACGTTCTCGCCGATCTGCCCCGCCGCCACGGTGAACCCGGCGTCGCGGAACTCGTCGAACAGCTCCGAGTGGATCAGGTGGACCTGCCGCAGGTTGGGCTGCCTGGGGTCACGCCGGACGCGCGACCGGTGTTTGACGGTCACGCCCTGGTGGACGTCACCTTCGACACCGAGGCCTTCGAGCAGCGTGATGCTGTCGGTGTTCGGTTTGGTGAAGGTGTACTCGGCGCTGCGACTCACGGCCGTGATCAGTGGTGTCACTTTCACCAGGGTACTCAGGGCGTTCGCCTGCGGAGGGTGGCTGCGCCGAGCACCAGCGCCAGCAGGGCGCAGCCGCCGATGACCACGAGGTCACGCGCCAGCGAGCCGGTGAAGTCCGAGGACCGGGTGACGTGGGTGAGCGCCTGCACGGCGTAGGACAACGGCATCACGTCCGACAGCCAGTTCAGCAGGCCCGCCATGTCCCCGCGCGGGACGAACAGCCCGCACAGCAGGATCTGCGGCATCACGAACACCGGCATGAACTGCATCGCCTGGAACTCGGTGCGCGCGAAGGCGCTGACGAACAGGCCGAGCGCCATGCCGAGCAGGGCGTCGAGCACCGCGATCACCAGCAAGATCCACAGTGGACCGGTGAGTTCCAGGCCGAGCCACCACACCGAGACCAGCGTGGCGACGGACACCTGGACGACCGCGACGGCACCGAACGCCGCGGCGTACCCGGACAGCAGCCCGAACTTGCCGATCGGCATGGTCATCAGCCGCTCCAGCGTGCCGCTCGTGCGCTCACGCAGCGTCGTGATCGACGCGATCATGAACATGATGATGAACGGGAACACACCGAGCAGCGCGGGCGCTGCCCGGCTGAACGACTGCTCGGAGTTGAACACGAAGCGCAGCAACACCATCAGCAGCGACGGCAGGAGCAGCAGCAGCGCCAAGGTGCGCGGGTCGTGCCTGAGCTGGGCCAGGATCCGGCGGGTCGTGCTCATGCGGCTTCCTTGATCAGTTTGAGAAAGGCGTGTTCGACGTCGGGTGTGCCAGTGCGCTCCCGCAGCCCTCGCGGTGTGTCGTCGGCGAGGATCCGGCCCTCGCGCATGAGCAGCAACCGTTGGCAGCGCGCGGCTTCGTCCATCACGTGGCTGGAGACCAGCAACGTCACCCCGCGCGCGGCGAGGCCGTGCAACAACGTCCACAGTTCCTCGCGCAGCACGGGATCGAGGCCGACCGTGGGTTCGTCCAGTACCAGCAGTTCGGGTTTGCCGAGCAGGGCGACGGCCAGGCTCGCCCTGCTGCGCTGCCCGCCGGACAGTTGCCCGACCATGGCGTTGGCGTGGTCGGCGAGGCCGACCTCGTCGATGACACGCCGCACGTCGGCACGCGGCGCCTTCAGGACGGAAGCGAAGTACCTCAGGGCTTCCGCGACGGTCAGGTCGCCGTAGAGCGCCGGGTTCTGCGTGGCGTAACCGACCCGGTCGCGCAGTCCGGGGTCGCCCGCGGGCAGACCGAGGACGGTGACCGTGCCCGATTCGACGATCTGCGCACCCACGACCGCGCGCATCAGCGTCGACTTGCCGCACCCGCTCGGCCCCAGCAGTCCGGTCACCGAGCCGCGCCCGACCTGGAAACCCACCTCGCGCAGTACCGGCCTGCCGCCCCGCCGCACGGTCAGGCCGTCGACGCCGACAACCACCGAATTAACCATGTGTTTAATTCTGCCTGACGCAGCCGTCCGTGTCCACCACCGGGCGCGCGTCGACGCACCGCGCGCAAGCCAGTAGCCCGTTCGCCAGACCGGCAAACGGGCTACAGCTCACCCGACAAAGGGAGTTCAGAAAAAAGGTGTTATGCGCACCTCAGAACGTTACGGCCGATTCGGCTAGCAACCAGGAGTACTCCAGGCCGGATCTGCGCCGACCCATACGGTCGCACCACTTTCGGTGTAAGTCCGATACCGATTCGAACCTTCGACAGCCGACCAGTAGAAACAGCGTCCCGGATGCCACACACCGACGTTGCTGCCGCCGGACGGCGCGTTCCACAGTGTCAGGTTTTGCGCCGTCACTGTGCGATAGCCAGCAAGAACGTGCACGTCAGCAGCGGCTGGCGCTGCCGCGAACCCCGTCGCGACGGCGAGGCTCGTCGCGATTACCGCGATGCAGCGCCTGACAGTTCCCTGCATATGCCCTCTTTCGAGTCAGCGGAACTTGAATGCGGGAGATTTCCGACATGCTGGCCGGGTGCCAAATACCTCGGACAAAGATCGAAAACATCCACCCCGGCCCGCAGGCGACGCGCGTCACGTTGACCGAGTCTATGGCCGACCGATGACGGGGCGCATTACTCCGATCCGGCAATTCCCGAATGCGCCGCACAACAAACAAATCATCGCGTACCGGTGATCCGTTCTCCGCCGCTCGACCGCGCGTCAACCGACGGTTGACGATCCGCGGGTCGTCAACCTACAGTTGACGCATGACGAACCCCGGCACACCCCGTCTCGGCGAACTGATCGACACGGTGGAACGACTGCACCCCGACGGCGACCCGCTGCGCAAGCTGACGGACGCGGTGCTGCTCGCCCAGCACCTCGACGAGATCGCGGACCACCTGATCGGCCACTTCGTCGACCGCGCAAGGCATTCCGGCGCGTCGTGGACGGACATCGGGCAGAGCATGGGCGTGACCAAGCAGGCCGCGCAGAAGCGGTTCACGTCCAACGCGCCGGAGCAGCTGGACATCTCCCAGTTCGCCCGGTTCACCGACATGGCGAGGGTCGCGACCGTCGCCGCCCAGAAGGAAGCCGAGCGGCTCAAGCACGCCGAGATCACCCCGGGCCACATCCTGCTCGGCCTGTTCGCCGTGCCGAAAGCCGTTGCCGGGCGGGCGATCGAGTCCCTCGGCGGGTCAGCCGAGACGATCGTCGGCACCGTCCGCGCGAAGCTCGGGCCGCCTGTCGGCAACCCGCCGAGCAACCACACCCCGTTCTCCGGCCAGTCCAAGAAGGTCCTCGAACTGACCGTCCGGGAAGCGTTGCGGCTCGGGCACAACTACGTCGGGACCGAACACCTCCTGCTCGGCCTGCTGGCGTTGAACGACAGCACGGTCGTCGACACGCTCGACGAGGCCGGCGTGCCGATCGACCGGATCGAGAGCGCGATCCTCAGCGAGTTGCCGCCAGCGCCTCAGGAAGGGTGAAAGCACCGGCGTACAAGGCTTTCCCGATGATCGCACCTTCCACGCCGTCCTGCTCCAGCTGCCCGATGGCGACCAGGTCGGCCACTGTGGACACACCGCCGGACGCGACGATCGGGGCGTCGGTGCGGGCGCAGATCTCCGCGAGCAAGCCGAGGTTCGGGCCCTGCAGCGTGCCGTCCTTGCTGACGTCGGTCACGACGTAGCGGCTGCAGCCGTCCCGGTCGAGCCGGTCGAGCACGTCCCACAGGTCGCCGCCGTCCTGCGTCCAGCCACGTGCGGCCAAGCGGTGCCCGGCCTCGGTGATCCGAACGTCCAGGCCGACCGCGATCTTGTCGCCGTACTCGGCGATCGCCCTGGCGCACCACTCCGGGTCCTCCAGCGCCGCGGTGCCCAGGTTCACCCGGCGGCAACCGGTCGACAACGCGGCTTTCAGCGACTCGTCGTCCCTGATCCCGCCACCGAGCTCGACCTGGATGTCCAACTCGCCGACCACGCGCGCGATCAGCTCGCGGTTGTCACCACGGCCGAACGCGGCATCCAGGTCGACCAGGTGAATCCACTCCGCACCGTCGCGCTGCCAGGCCAGAGCGGCCTGCAACGGGTCGCCGTAGCCGGTCTCGGTACCGGCCTCGCCCTTGACGAGGCGAACGGCCTTGCCGTCGACCACGTCGACAGCGGGAAGCAGCGTCAGAGTCACGGCGCAGACTCTACTTGGCCAGTTCCGGCCGGTTGTCCGCCCCCGATTCCCGGCCGCCCTGCCCCGACGGGAAATCGTCACGGGCTTTTCGCGTGTTGATTCTTACCGCTTCCAGCGCCATGGTCGAGTGACCACCATCGGAAGTCGAATACGTGAGACCTCCCACGAATGAGAGTGGATGTTCACGCGCGTATCGACGCCATCACAGCATTGAAAGTCACGGTGGCCTGCGCCGCCGCGGCTGTCGCCTTCACCACATTCGATGGCCGCGCGTCCTGGGGAACCAACACGGTCGACGCCAACAACAGCGACTGCCACGGCTCGCACGTCGCGGGCACGTCCGGCGGCGCGAACGCGGCCATCGACCAGGCCGTCCGCAACTCGATCGCCTCCGGCGTGACGTACGCGATCGCGTCGGCCAACGCCAACCAGGACGCTTGCAACTGGTCACCCGCCCGGGTCGCCGAGGCGATCACGGTGAACGCGACGGACACCAACGACCGCCGGGCCACGTTCTCCAACTGGGGCTCCTGCACGGACATCTTCGCGCCCGGCGTGGGCATCGTGTCGTCGCACCACACGTCCGACACCGCCAGCGCCTCGATGCAGGGCACCTTGATGGCCAGCCCGCACGTAGCCGGTGCCGCGGCACTGTGGCTGGCCGTACACCCTTATGACACACCAGGTCCCGTTGGCGCTGCCCTCGCAGCCAACGCGACCCAAGCGGCGTGGGCAGCGACATCGGGAGCACTGGTCTATAGGGACTTGAGCCAGTTCCGCAGCAGGTGCGCTCCGGCGTCGCCGGACTTCTCCGGGTGGAACTGAGTCGCCGACAGGGCGCCGTTCTCCACGGCTGCGACGAAATCGCAGCCGTGGTTCGCCCAGGTGACCAGCGGCGCCGCGAGCGTGCCGGAGTCCTCGAGCTCCCACTTGCGCACCCCGTACGAGTGAACGAAGTAGAACCTCGTGTCAGCGTCCAGCCCGGCGAACAACTGCGAGCCATCGGGAACACGGACCTTGTTCCACCCCATGTGCGGAACGACATCAGCCTCGAGCCGTTCGACCGTGCCGGGCCACTCGTCGCAGCCCTCGGTCTCCTCGCCGTGCTCGATGCCCCGCTCGAACAAGATCTGCATCCCGACACAGATGCCGAGGACAGGACGACCACCGGCGAGCCGCCTGCCGACGGTCCGGTGCCCCTGAACGGACTTCAAACCCCGCATGCAAGCGGCGAACGCCCCGACACCGGGAACGACGAGCCCGTCCGCGTTGAGCGCCGCATGGCGGTCAGCGGTGACCTCGACCTCGGCGCCGACGCGCTGAAGCGCGCGTTCGACGGAGCGAAGGTTCCCCGACCCGTAATCCAATACGACAACTCGCACGGGATAGAGGGTACCCGTTGCTCCGAACTGGCCAGAATAGGCGAACCGGCTAACAGCGAATGCCGCACCTGAGACGCTGGTTACATGTCGGACGAGGCCCTGCGCCATCGAAGAAGCCCGCCGATCAGGCGCTCGCGGACTCGACCTGAGCGCGCGTTGGGCCTACGGACCCTGCCGCCTGAACTGGCGGAACTCCCCAACCTCGCCGGGCTCGCGCTGTCGGACAACGATCTCCCCGAACTGCCCACCTGGTTTCCGCTCGTCCAGACCAAAGGCAAGGGGCACTTCGAGGATCCGAGGCGAGAACGACGCGGACTTCCGTGCTCTCGAAGCGATGCTGTTCGAGCTGGACAAGAATCGACGTTGGGGCGGCCTTTCCCGCACCACCACACCTGAAGGCCTGCGCCTTTCCCTCTGTGCCGAGCACCGCAGGGCGTATCTACCGTAGAACCACAGGCAGCTCCTTCAACCGGGTTCCGGCAATACCGCCGAGCACGACCTGCATGAGCTCCTCGTACGGAACCGTCAAACGCGCCGACGGGAAGTCACGGG
This window contains:
- the priA gene encoding bifunctional 1-(5-phosphoribosyl)-5-((5-phosphoribosylamino)methylideneamino)imidazole-4-carboxamide isomerase/phosphoribosylanthranilate isomerase PriA, which produces MTLTLLPAVDVVDGKAVRLVKGEAGTETGYGDPLQAALAWQRDGAEWIHLVDLDAAFGRGDNRELIARVVGELDIQVELGGGIRDDESLKAALSTGCRRVNLGTAALEDPEWCARAIAEYGDKIAVGLDVRITEAGHRLAARGWTQDGGDLWDVLDRLDRDGCSRYVVTDVSKDGTLQGPNLGLLAEICARTDAPIVASGGVSTVADLVAIGQLEQDGVEGAIIGKALYAGAFTLPEALAATR
- the hisH gene encoding imidazole glycerol phosphate synthase subunit HisH gives rise to the protein MRVVVLDYGSGNLRSVERALQRVGAEVEVTADRHAALNADGLVVPGVGAFAACMRGLKSVQGHRTVGRRLAGGRPVLGICVGMQILFERGIEHGEETEGCDEWPGTVERLEADVVPHMGWNKVRVPDGSQLFAGLDADTRFYFVHSYGVRKWELEDSGTLAAPLVTWANHGCDFVAAVENGALSATQFHPEKSGDAGAHLLRNWLKSL
- a CDS encoding Clp protease N-terminal domain-containing protein, which codes for MTNPGTPRLGELIDTVERLHPDGDPLRKLTDAVLLAQHLDEIADHLIGHFVDRARHSGASWTDIGQSMGVTKQAAQKRFTSNAPEQLDISQFARFTDMARVATVAAQKEAERLKHAEITPGHILLGLFAVPKAVAGRAIESLGGSAETIVGTVRAKLGPPVGNPPSNHTPFSGQSKKVLELTVREALRLGHNYVGTEHLLLGLLALNDSTVVDTLDEAGVPIDRIESAILSELPPAPQEG
- a CDS encoding ABC transporter permease, whose translation is MSTTRRILAQLRHDPRTLALLLLLPSLLMVLLRFVFNSEQSFSRAAPALLGVFPFIIMFMIASITTLRERTSGTLERLMTMPIGKFGLLSGYAAAFGAVAVVQVSVATLVSVWWLGLELTGPLWILLVIAVLDALLGMALGLFVSAFARTEFQAMQFMPVFVMPQILLCGLFVPRGDMAGLLNWLSDVMPLSYAVQALTHVTRSSDFTGSLARDLVVIGGCALLALVLGAATLRRRTP
- a CDS encoding ABC transporter ATP-binding protein, with protein sequence MVNSVVVGVDGLTVRRGGRPVLREVGFQVGRGSVTGLLGPSGCGKSTLMRAVVGAQIVESGTVTVLGLPAGDPGLRDRVGYATQNPALYGDLTVAEALRYFASVLKAPRADVRRVIDEVGLADHANAMVGQLSGGQRSRASLAVALLGKPELLVLDEPTVGLDPVLREELWTLLHGLAARGVTLLVSSHVMDEAARCQRLLLMREGRILADDTPRGLRERTGTPDVEHAFLKLIKEAA
- a CDS encoding S8 family serine peptidase, with amino-acid sequence MKVTVACAAAAVAFTTFDGRASWGTNTVDANNSDCHGSHVAGTSGGANAAIDQAVRNSIASGVTYAIASANANQDACNWSPARVAEAITVNATDTNDRRATFSNWGSCTDIFAPGVGIVSSHHTSDTASASMQGTLMASPHVAGAAALWLAVHPYDTPGPVGAALAANATQAAWAATSGALVYRDLSQFRSRCAPASPDFSGWN
- a CDS encoding MOSC domain-containing protein encodes the protein MTPLITAVSRSAEYTFTKPNTDSITLLEGLGVEGDVHQGVTVKHRSRVRRDPRQPNLRQVHLIHSELFDEFRDAGFTVAAGQIGENVTTRGIDLLGLPTGTRLHLGAEAVVEVTGLRNPCVQIDAFQQGLLKQTLDRDEDGNLVRKAGVMSVVLSGGVVRPGDEIRVELPAQPHKPLGPV